The Plasmodium brasilianum strain Bolivian I chromosome 11, whole genome shotgun sequence nucleotide sequence TTCGCTTTCAATATTTCATCAAATGCTTCTTTCCCTCTTTTAACCCTTTCTACCAATAGCTCTGTGTTACTAGCATATTTGAACTTATATTCTTTACATATTCTTAATTGGATAACTATTATAATAACTAGATAGAAATATATCATAATGGTATTTTATTCAACTAagtatgatatttttttgaagGTCTGTGAATGCTGTCTATTCCTAAAATGAAGGTggatgtgcatatatatatccacatatgtatgtatatgtatatgcataaatggatgtacatgtgtatatatagcatgtttttctttttctttttctttttctacacatataatttatagcAGATATTTATTGCCTTTTCAAAGTTACAAAAGTAAAGGCACataaatgtacacatatatataaatatatacctatgtatgctttatttttccatGTGCAGACGTGCAAGAAAAGcgctatatttttatttcagaAATTTCCCTGTTTcaaatttatttcttatgGGTCCTCGTTATACTTTGTCAGTTAAAATAGTATTTCTTTGGAGaaactaaaataaatttttgcgACATTTATCACAAAATTACATTGTTGTTCTCATAAGAATTGTAAATATCATATTCAAGAGTaggtatttttaaaatttcctaTTCCTTTTTAAACTCTTGATAAAATAGACTTAATTATATAACccatcctttttttttttttttttttttttataatcttATAATTCCTTTAACTTTGTGTATACTTCTTCACAattgcattattttttttttttttttttttttcttacttcCCTCGTCTGCAGGAATTAACATTTCTATGAATAAACTGATCGTTGTAAGtcaattaaaaatagaaatttaagaatttaatatatgCCTTAGGGAAAGcttcatatatgtaatgcTTTTCAACTAATAAGAAAAGAGTATGTCTTAAATGATccatttatacaaaaaatttaattaaacaaaaacagaaattattaataaagcaaaataaatatggaaGAAAAGATCAACCAAgtgcataaaaaaatgaataaaaaactccctctaaaaaatttacaataaaaaaaggatggAAATCTAACGATTCTAAACAAATAGGAAATATgccacaaaaaaaaaaaaaaaagtctaGAAAGCATTTTAGAAGAGTAAAATCTCACGTTATTTTTGCATAACACGGGATTTATTTAGAACATTTGGACTTATGGATAAAGCAGGAGGGAAATGCCAAATCAGTAGTACAACGTGTAGGACAAATGTATACAACATAAGTGtaacacacaaaaaaaaaaaaaaaaattgaataaaaagtaaaatgaaaacaaagtaaaaatatgacagaaaaagaatataacgaaatatagcacaataaaaatggagtaataaaggaataaaaaagtatataacaaaataaagacgAACAGATACAGAATATAACGCTGGAATGCTGAAGGTACTTAAGTTGACCAccaaaaagcaaaataaaaagctaCTGCGAATTTACCCCCCTGGAAGAAGTGTCATCTGAAAAATCGTCTGAAGAATTGTTATCAAATAGATTATTGTTTTCcaaatttttcttatcaaAAAACTCTTTCGTTGTTTTATGAATATCAAGATCGTCTACTCCGTTATTTTGAAtactgttcatattatttgtaaaatcTTTATTATCGAAATTTTCCtctccattttttattttattcttttgttGTATAGCGTTCTTAATGGTATTCTCAATATTACTTATCTCTTCGTCTGAAAAAAAGCCTCTTAAGAAATTTCTGTCTAACtttgtaaaattttctaAAAGTGTTTCTaactttttctctttttttttattttcatcatctgAAAGAGagtcataatttttacacTGTTCATCCACTTCTTTTACAATTTCTTTCATTTGATTCAAAAGAATTAGTtccttcttcttttctttcttaaaatttttaacaatttgCTTTTCATCACTGGTTAGTATACTATCCTTTGCCTGTTTTTCgatttcctttttatcatcaccttttttttgattatttcCTTCCCCATTTTCACCATCTTCCTCAACATCAATAAAATCTttctcataattttttaaaagcttGTTTGAATAGTTATTCGGTATATTCTTATcatcatacattttttttaagttatctGTAATATCTTTATGATTTTCCTCCCCTGGTACATCATTTTTATAGGTAAGGAATtcctttaaataattatttctattCAAATATAGTAAGGTTTTGTGAGGAGCATTCCAGCTCTTACATGCATGAACAAAATCTTCTAAATCATTATCGATTAGCTTTTTTTCTAGACATATACTATCATAACCTAAACTACCTAATTTTTCTACATAACTTATATCATTCACATTAATTTTAGCAATAGTAATTAGTTCAGGAATCGCATAACTTATAGCCTTTATTGCATGattatattcataatgattattaaaaaagtcaAACTCATTTATCATAAGAATATAACTCCCACATTGCGtagcataatatatatcattgtAATCATGTACTTCAACAATAGCTTGGGTACCTAAATTAACACAATAATTTAACATGTCTTCAagatcattttttaaataagaaagATTTAAAATTACTCCATCTGCTTTATTTTCAACTGCCAATGCAATTTGAATAGGATGAATTATTACATCATCAACTACTATTGCTGGTCTAGTATTTCTAGATAATATTCTTGTACTTTTAATAACTTCACTTAAATCATTTAACATTCCTTCTGTTGATAAATTATCAATATTAACTATTAATACATCAAAACCTATTTGATGTAACATTAAACTTACCTGACCAGGATTAGctaaattaagaaaattattttgataaacataatttatatttttatcaaaattatcttttcctttttcatttccttCCCCCGTTATTTCTCCTACACCTAGTTCGTTTGTTAAACCACTATTTTTTCTCGTAACactacaaaatatttttctttttatgtcTGCTACTACTGACAGTCTATGTTTTTCATCAGTGCTCTTCCTTTTTAAACATTCTGACAATTTGTTATTCATTGTATGTTGCAAATACTTCATTCGTATTTGTAATGGATTATTTTC carries:
- a CDS encoding protein AMR1, which encodes MVRHLLLFFILLITEGISKEKIVRARRAFTTKRALNYDKGGNKKSYKMYYIRSCKNNNVKYRIIERKKKNGKIHIRIYGKDHRNPYLAHEYANKIIENKKYEVGKLLEENFEENNPLQIRMKYLQHTMNNKLSECLKRKSTDEKHRLSVVADIKRKIFCSVTRKNSGLTNELGVGEITGEGNEKGKDNFDKNINYVYQNNFLNLANPGQVSLMLHQIGFDVLIVNIDNLSTEGMLNDLSEVIKSTRILSRNTRPAIVVDDVIIHPIQIALAVENKADGVILNLSYLKNDLEDMLNYCVNLGTQAIVEVHDYNDIYYATQCGSYILMINEFDFFNNHYEYNHAIKAISYAIPELITIAKINVNDISYVEKLGSLGYDSICLEKKLIDNDLEDFVHACKSWNAPHKTLLYLNRNNYLKEFLTYKNDVPGEENHKDITDNLKKMYDDKNIPNNYSNKLLKNYEKDFIDVEEDGENGEGNNQKKGDDKKEIEKQAKDSILTSDEKQIVKNFKKEKKKELILLNQMKEIVKEVDEQCKNYDSLSDDENKKKEKKLETLLENFTKLDRNFLRGFFSDEEISNIENTIKNAIQQKNKIKNGEENFDNKDFTNNMNSIQNNGVDDLDIHKTTKEFFDKKNLENNNLFDNNSSDDFSDDTSSRGVNSQ